Proteins from one Juglans microcarpa x Juglans regia isolate MS1-56 chromosome 6S, Jm3101_v1.0, whole genome shotgun sequence genomic window:
- the LOC121236546 gene encoding uncharacterized protein LOC121236546 — translation MVLSSSAQHVTVSILFDSHPIVVSVVYAKCNYLERRELWSQLQLDLPTDDPWLCIGDFNIIREDMEQRGGRPRLWVAMEDFNDFIDSCGLTEMKSVGSKFSWCNGQKGMACSCSKLDRCLLNPVAASLMFEAFVK, via the coding sequence ATGGTACTGAGTTCGAGTGCCCAACATGTTACAGTTTCTATATTATTTGACTCTCATCCGATTGTTGTTTCCGTGGTCTATGCTAAATGTAACTATTTGGAACGTAGAGAGTTGTGGAGCCAGCTCCAACTAGATTTGCCGACTGATGACCCATGGCTTTGTATTggggattttaacattattcgtGAAGATATGGAGCAACGTGGTGGTCGACCTCGATTGTGGGTGGCCATGGAAGATTTTAATGACTTTATTGATTCTTGTGGCCTGACTGAGATGAAGTCGGTTGGGAGTAAATTTTCTTGGTGCAATGGTCAAAAGGGGATGGCTTGCTCTTGCTCGAAGCTTGATCGTTGTTTGTTAAACCCAGTGGCTGCCAGTCTAATGTTTGAGGCGTTCGTGAAATAA